Proteins from a genomic interval of Micromonospora sp. NBC_00389:
- a CDS encoding adenylate/guanylate cyclase domain-containing protein, producing the protein MTCPVCGTVAVPGARFCHNCGAALPAAATLPAAERRVVTVLFGDLSDFTSWSEDLDPERVGAVTDRVLAALAGAVKTFGGHVDKLTGDGIMAVFGAPVAHEDDAERAVRAALSMQRAVRRVLDDERGGGAPLGLRVGLNTGDVIAGIQAAIEYTVIGDTVNTAARLADAAAVGAVYAGARTAATTRHVASWRALRPLRLKGKREPVEAYELLGLLDAPGTRSGLGDEAPYVGRETEIGRVAGRLAEVIDQGDPRVLLMTAEAGIGKSRFAAEVERLAAGYDVGAGRYAAHTGARVLSVRCAAFGERRRLAPLADLVRAAVGLPSDAATALTRPAVEERLRRLGQRLARAGSEQPPIVTDQVLALLGYADLPAHGGTDNGEWGSAGAPAADAEAVPNAVADLLSGLAMEAPLVIVVDDLHDATAETIRALGLTLSRLTGPVLVLLLGRPELVRTAGALTRVADAEVHSLPPLRGADAARLLTSYLSGGKLPQADTDRLLATAQGNPFYLAELVTLLIERGALTTVEPGRGNRGAPGERDQGSTAGWRLVPGSLGSRLLSRDLAAVLAARIDALPPDARSVLRDAAVVGDTVPTGALEALRDQRAGRDGRPSAVVAVELDRAVEELLQRRMLHRTRTGYAFATPLMREAAYAGVSKAELAERHAALARWAAPGDETAAGGPGGFNEEARDDFVATHVERAARLADAVKLRPDASARAVVPLGVAALGRAARRSLSAGEPALAVEYAERATELARDGVPAADRVVHARALLQIGRVVDALAFAEKIAANAGDEAIRVSALLLAGQAQQTVGDQGRAVVAWQEALQVATAAGLPTLRASAMRRLGMADFVAGRLSQASSRLAAAYQVSLGAQDRRGQAWSLQNLAWVTTTRGDFAGTDAVLGRAARLFAELKDPYGRAWLRGTTAFARLLAGRLREACRMAQVFLPFGERVGEAWAVGTLRAVAAFATAELGDLAEADREARRAYREFAAASDDWGRGFALVVRAVVARGLGEPEHAADLLTDAVAYAELTSHPLLTGMAGTLRGFVALDMGDCETAEQAARAVLTAVEPHNPQAPAQVAPRVLLATARLAAGDPATAVGLLAPVATAAATAPSLLFSRRQAMARYASALLAHGQRDQALDWARRAVAAPAEDVRSQVIAASVLAEALAACGHPAEALASADEAVRLAYATEQRSERAAADALRARLAAV; encoded by the coding sequence GTGACCTGCCCCGTGTGTGGAACCGTCGCCGTTCCCGGTGCCCGGTTCTGCCACAATTGCGGTGCCGCGCTGCCGGCCGCCGCGACGTTGCCGGCGGCCGAGCGCCGGGTGGTCACCGTGCTCTTCGGGGACCTTTCCGATTTCACCTCCTGGTCCGAGGATCTTGACCCGGAACGGGTCGGTGCGGTCACCGACCGGGTGCTCGCCGCCCTCGCCGGCGCGGTGAAGACCTTCGGCGGGCACGTCGACAAGCTGACCGGTGACGGGATCATGGCGGTCTTCGGCGCCCCGGTGGCGCACGAGGATGACGCCGAACGCGCGGTCCGGGCCGCCCTGTCGATGCAGCGGGCGGTCCGCCGGGTGCTCGACGACGAGCGGGGCGGCGGTGCGCCGCTCGGGCTGCGGGTCGGACTGAACACCGGCGACGTCATCGCGGGCATCCAGGCCGCCATCGAGTACACGGTCATCGGGGACACGGTGAACACCGCCGCCCGGCTGGCCGACGCCGCCGCAGTCGGTGCCGTCTACGCCGGCGCCCGGACCGCCGCCACCACCCGGCACGTCGCCTCCTGGCGGGCGCTGCGCCCGTTGCGGCTCAAGGGCAAGCGCGAGCCGGTCGAGGCGTACGAGCTGCTGGGTCTGCTGGACGCGCCGGGCACCCGGTCCGGCCTCGGCGACGAGGCGCCCTACGTGGGCCGGGAGACCGAGATCGGTCGGGTCGCCGGGCGGCTCGCCGAGGTCATCGACCAGGGTGATCCGAGGGTGCTGCTGATGACCGCCGAGGCGGGCATCGGCAAGTCCCGGTTCGCCGCTGAGGTGGAACGCCTCGCCGCCGGGTACGACGTGGGCGCTGGCCGGTACGCCGCGCACACCGGTGCCCGGGTCCTCTCGGTGCGCTGCGCCGCCTTCGGTGAGCGGCGCCGGCTCGCGCCGCTGGCCGACCTGGTCCGCGCCGCCGTCGGCCTGCCCAGTGACGCGGCCACCGCGTTGACCCGGCCAGCGGTCGAGGAGCGGCTGCGCCGGCTCGGCCAGCGGCTGGCCCGGGCCGGCAGTGAGCAGCCGCCGATCGTCACCGATCAAGTGCTCGCCCTGCTCGGCTACGCCGACCTTCCCGCCCACGGCGGCACCGACAACGGCGAGTGGGGCAGCGCGGGCGCGCCGGCGGCCGACGCCGAGGCGGTGCCGAACGCGGTCGCCGACCTGCTCAGTGGGCTCGCCATGGAGGCGCCACTGGTGATCGTGGTGGACGACCTGCACGACGCCACCGCCGAGACGATCCGCGCTCTCGGGTTGACCCTGTCCCGACTCACCGGCCCGGTGCTGGTGCTGCTGCTCGGCCGCCCCGAGCTGGTCCGTACCGCCGGCGCGCTGACCCGGGTCGCGGACGCCGAGGTGCACTCCCTGCCGCCGCTGCGCGGCGCCGATGCCGCCCGGCTGCTCACCAGTTACCTCAGCGGCGGCAAGCTGCCGCAGGCCGACACGGACCGGCTGCTGGCCACCGCCCAGGGCAACCCGTTCTACCTGGCCGAGCTGGTCACCCTGCTGATCGAGCGCGGAGCGCTCACCACGGTGGAACCAGGGCGCGGCAACCGGGGCGCACCCGGCGAGCGGGACCAGGGCTCGACGGCCGGCTGGCGGCTGGTGCCCGGCTCGCTGGGCAGCCGGTTGCTCTCCCGGGACCTCGCCGCCGTGCTCGCGGCACGCATCGACGCGCTGCCGCCGGACGCCCGCTCGGTGCTGCGCGACGCCGCGGTCGTCGGTGACACGGTCCCGACCGGTGCGCTGGAGGCGCTGCGCGACCAGCGGGCCGGCCGCGACGGCCGACCGTCGGCGGTGGTCGCCGTCGAGCTCGACCGAGCCGTCGAGGAGCTGCTGCAACGGCGGATGCTGCACCGCACCCGTACCGGCTACGCGTTCGCCACCCCGTTGATGCGGGAGGCCGCGTACGCCGGGGTGAGCAAGGCGGAGCTGGCCGAGCGGCACGCCGCGCTGGCGCGCTGGGCGGCGCCGGGGGACGAGACGGCGGCCGGCGGGCCGGGCGGGTTCAACGAGGAGGCCCGGGACGACTTCGTGGCGACGCACGTCGAGCGGGCCGCCAGGCTCGCCGACGCGGTGAAGCTGCGTCCGGACGCGTCGGCCCGCGCGGTGGTCCCGCTCGGGGTCGCCGCGCTCGGCCGGGCCGCCCGCCGGTCACTGTCGGCGGGCGAGCCGGCGCTGGCCGTGGAGTACGCGGAGCGCGCCACCGAACTGGCCCGCGACGGGGTGCCGGCGGCCGACCGGGTGGTGCATGCCCGGGCGCTGCTCCAGATCGGTCGGGTCGTCGACGCCCTCGCCTTCGCCGAGAAGATTGCCGCGAACGCCGGGGACGAGGCGATCCGGGTCAGCGCCCTGCTGCTCGCCGGGCAGGCTCAGCAGACCGTCGGTGACCAGGGCCGGGCGGTGGTCGCCTGGCAGGAGGCGTTGCAGGTGGCCACTGCCGCCGGGCTGCCCACGCTGCGCGCCTCCGCGATGCGCCGGCTCGGCATGGCCGACTTCGTGGCCGGGCGGCTGAGCCAGGCGAGCAGCCGGTTGGCCGCCGCGTACCAGGTCAGCCTCGGCGCGCAGGACCGGCGCGGGCAGGCCTGGTCGTTGCAGAACCTGGCCTGGGTGACCACCACCCGGGGCGACTTCGCCGGCACCGACGCGGTGCTCGGCCGGGCCGCCCGACTCTTCGCCGAGCTGAAGGATCCGTACGGGCGGGCCTGGCTGCGGGGCACCACGGCTTTCGCCCGGCTGCTCGCAGGCCGGCTGCGGGAGGCGTGTCGGATGGCGCAGGTCTTCCTGCCCTTCGGCGAGCGGGTCGGGGAGGCGTGGGCGGTGGGCACGCTGCGCGCGGTGGCGGCGTTCGCCACGGCCGAACTGGGCGACCTGGCCGAGGCGGATCGGGAGGCCCGGCGGGCGTATCGCGAGTTCGCGGCCGCCTCCGACGACTGGGGGCGCGGGTTCGCGCTGGTGGTCCGGGCCGTGGTGGCGCGCGGGCTGGGCGAGCCGGAGCACGCGGCCGACCTGCTCACCGACGCCGTGGCGTACGCCGAGCTGACCTCGCACCCGCTGCTCACCGGGATGGCCGGGACGCTGCGTGGCTTCGTGGCGCTGGACATGGGCGACTGCGAGACCGCCGAGCAGGCCGCCCGCGCGGTGCTGACCGCCGTCGAGCCGCACAACCCGCAGGCCCCGGCGCAGGTGGCACCCCGGGTGCTGCTGGCCACCGCCCGGTTGGCCGCCGGCGACCCGGCGACCGCGGTCGGCCTGCTCGCCCCGGTGGCCACCGCAGCCGCGACCGCACCCTCGCTGCTCTTCTCCCGCCGCCAGGCGATGGCCCGGTACGCGTCGGCGCTGCTCGCCCACGGTCAGCGGGACCAGGCGCTGGACTGGGCTCGGCGGGCGGTCGCCGCGCCGGCCGAGGACGTGCGTAGTCAGGTGATCGCGGCCAGTGTGCTGGCCGAGGCGCTGGCCGCGTGCGGTCACCCGGCGGAGGCACTGGCCAGTGCGGACGAGGCGGTTCGGCTGGCATACGCGACCGAGCAGCGCAGCGAACGCGCCGCCGCCGACGCCCTGCGCGCGCGGCTCGCCGCCGTCTAG
- a CDS encoding acetyl/propionyl/methylcrotonyl-CoA carboxylase subunit alpha, translating to MINRLLVANRGEIARRVFATCRALGVETVAVHSDADAASPFVLEADQAVRLPGNTPAETYLRVDLILDAARRSGADAVHPGYGFLAENAEFAAAVTDAGLIWVGPPAKVIGAMGDKLAAKALLADAGVPMLPSWTDTDEITDFPVLVKASAGGGGRGMRIVRDAAGLAEAVASARREAAAAFGDGTVFIERYVERGRHVEVQIFGDTQGRVVALGDRECSIQRRHQKIVEEAPAVVPAEVRTALHEAAVAAGRAVDYLGAGTVEFLLAPGGEFFFLEMNTRLQVEHPVTELCTGLDLVGLQLLVAEGEPLPAALPASTGHAIEVRLCAEDAAASWRPATGTLHRFAVSGVVTEFGALAGPGLRLDSGVVAGSVVGVHYDSMLAKLVAWGRTRAEATRLLATALARAELHGLTTNRDLLVRVLRSPAFAAVEIDTGFLERHPEVFAPLLPANRLPLAALAAALASAAGRRADSRVLTGLPSGWRNVPAVPQVTRFAGADGEIEVRYRLDRTGGLAEWSTDPVADRAVALVEAAPGRVVLDVDGVRHAYGVHRVGSAVFVDGPDGAASLTELPRFPLPTAELAAGSLLAPLPGAVTRVHVQVGQRVAAGDPLLTLEAMKLEHPVLAPTDGVVAELPVPAGGQVRTGAVLAVIDGSSSVRLAPHLDLEQSNPEEDSR from the coding sequence ATGATCAACCGACTTCTGGTGGCCAACCGGGGGGAGATCGCGCGTCGGGTCTTCGCGACCTGCCGAGCGCTCGGCGTGGAGACGGTCGCCGTGCACTCGGACGCGGACGCCGCGTCGCCGTTCGTCCTGGAGGCCGACCAGGCGGTGAGGCTGCCGGGGAACACGCCGGCCGAGACGTACCTGCGGGTCGACCTGATCCTGGACGCGGCCCGCCGCAGCGGCGCGGACGCCGTCCACCCGGGCTACGGCTTCCTGGCCGAGAACGCCGAGTTCGCGGCGGCGGTGACCGACGCCGGGCTGATCTGGGTCGGGCCGCCGGCAAAGGTGATCGGCGCGATGGGCGACAAGTTGGCGGCGAAGGCGCTGCTCGCCGACGCGGGCGTGCCGATGCTGCCCAGCTGGACCGACACCGACGAGATCACCGACTTCCCGGTGCTGGTGAAGGCGTCCGCCGGTGGCGGCGGGCGCGGGATGCGGATCGTCCGGGACGCCGCCGGGCTGGCCGAGGCCGTCGCCTCGGCGCGCCGCGAGGCCGCTGCGGCGTTCGGCGACGGGACGGTCTTCATCGAGCGGTACGTCGAACGCGGCCGGCACGTCGAGGTGCAGATCTTCGGCGACACCCAGGGTCGGGTGGTCGCCCTCGGCGACCGGGAGTGCTCGATCCAGCGCCGGCACCAGAAGATTGTCGAGGAGGCGCCGGCGGTCGTGCCGGCGGAGGTGCGGACGGCTTTGCACGAGGCGGCGGTGGCCGCTGGTCGTGCGGTCGACTACCTGGGCGCCGGCACGGTGGAGTTCCTGCTCGCCCCGGGCGGAGAGTTCTTCTTCCTGGAGATGAACACCCGGCTCCAGGTGGAGCACCCGGTCACCGAGCTGTGCACCGGGCTGGACCTGGTCGGGCTGCAACTGCTCGTCGCCGAGGGTGAGCCGCTGCCGGCGGCGCTGCCGGCCAGCACCGGCCACGCGATCGAGGTACGCCTCTGCGCCGAGGACGCCGCAGCGAGTTGGCGGCCGGCCACCGGCACCCTGCACCGATTCGCGGTCTCCGGTGTGGTCACCGAGTTCGGCGCGCTGGCCGGGCCCGGGCTGCGGCTCGACTCGGGCGTGGTGGCCGGCTCGGTGGTCGGCGTGCACTACGACTCGATGCTCGCGAAGCTGGTCGCGTGGGGCCGGACCCGGGCCGAGGCGACCCGACTGCTGGCCACCGCGCTGGCCCGGGCCGAGCTGCACGGGTTGACGACCAACCGGGATCTGCTGGTCCGCGTGCTGCGCAGCCCCGCATTCGCCGCCGTGGAGATCGACACCGGGTTCCTGGAACGGCACCCGGAGGTCTTCGCCCCGCTGCTCCCCGCCAACCGGCTCCCGCTGGCCGCTCTCGCGGCGGCGCTCGCCTCGGCCGCCGGCCGTCGCGCCGATTCCCGGGTGCTCACCGGCTTGCCGTCGGGCTGGCGCAACGTGCCCGCCGTTCCGCAGGTCACCCGCTTCGCCGGGGCGGACGGCGAGATCGAGGTCCGCTACCGGCTGGACCGCACGGGCGGGCTCGCCGAGTGGTCCACCGACCCCGTCGCCGATCGCGCCGTGGCACTGGTTGAGGCCGCCCCGGGCCGGGTGGTGCTCGACGTCGACGGCGTGCGGCACGCGTACGGCGTACACCGGGTGGGGTCGGCGGTCTTCGTGGACGGCCCGGACGGGGCGGCGAGCCTGACCGAGCTGCCGCGTTTCCCGTTGCCCACCGCGGAGTTGGCCGCCGGGTCTCTGCTCGCGCCGCTGCCCGGCGCGGTGACCCGGGTGCACGTCCAGGTCGGCCAACGGGTCGCGGCCGGCGATCCGCTGCTCACCCTGGAAGCGATGAAGTTGGAACATCCCGTGCTCGCCCCGACCGACGGTGTCGTCGCCGAACTGCCGGTGCCGGCCGGCGGTCAGGTGCGTACCGGCGCCGTGCTGGCCGTTATCGACGGCTCCAGCTCGGTGCGTCTTGCGCCGCACCTCGACCTGGAGCAGTCGAACCCCGAGGAGGACTCCCGATGA
- a CDS encoding DUF4177 domain-containing protein: protein MQKWEYSTVPLLVHATKQILDNWGEDGWELVAVVPGPNPDQLVAYLKRPKA, encoded by the coding sequence ATGCAGAAGTGGGAATACTCCACGGTCCCGCTGCTGGTCCATGCGACCAAGCAGATCCTCGACAACTGGGGCGAGGACGGGTGGGAGCTCGTCGCCGTGGTCCCCGGGCCGAACCCGGACCAACTGGTCGCGTACCTGAAGCGGCCCAAGGCATGA
- a CDS encoding MBL fold metallo-hydrolase, which translates to MSGHVTAPAAALADELPSWVTLLRAPNPGPMTLDGTNTWVLRAPAAEYGVVVDPGPADEGHLTRIAATGPVGLILITHGHPDHTEGSARLSELLGGVPVRAVDLAHSIGAEPLAARPEPLDLPGLAVRPVPTPGHTADSVCLHVAYGDERVVLTGDTILGRGTTVVAHPDGHLGDYLTSLELLSAYRGIPALPGHGPALADCAAAADFYLAHRRARLDQVRAAVTAGARTPAEVVAAVYADVDRSLWWAAEWSVRAQLEYLGVATGESEPGVSGLEHT; encoded by the coding sequence ATGAGCGGGCACGTGACGGCGCCGGCGGCGGCCCTCGCCGACGAGCTGCCGAGCTGGGTGACGCTGCTGCGCGCGCCGAACCCTGGCCCGATGACCCTCGACGGCACCAACACCTGGGTGCTGCGCGCCCCGGCGGCGGAGTACGGCGTCGTGGTCGACCCGGGGCCGGCGGACGAGGGGCACCTGACCCGGATCGCCGCGACCGGCCCGGTCGGGCTGATCCTGATCACCCACGGCCACCCCGACCACACCGAGGGCTCCGCCCGGTTGAGCGAGCTGCTCGGCGGGGTGCCGGTACGCGCCGTCGACCTGGCACACAGCATCGGCGCCGAGCCGCTGGCCGCTCGGCCCGAGCCACTGGACCTCCCCGGCCTGGCGGTGCGACCGGTACCCACCCCCGGGCACACCGCCGACTCGGTCTGCCTGCACGTCGCGTACGGCGACGAGCGGGTGGTGCTCACCGGTGACACCATCCTCGGCCGGGGCACCACGGTGGTGGCCCACCCGGACGGGCACCTCGGCGACTACCTGACCAGCCTGGAGTTGCTGTCCGCGTACCGGGGGATCCCGGCGCTGCCCGGACACGGCCCGGCGCTGGCCGACTGCGCCGCAGCGGCCGACTTCTATCTCGCCCACCGTCGGGCCCGGCTCGACCAGGTGCGGGCGGCGGTCACCGCCGGTGCCCGCACCCCGGCCGAGGTGGTCGCTGCGGTCTACGCCGACGTGGACCGCTCGCTCTGGTGGGCCGCCGAGTGGTCGGTCCGCGCCCAGTTGGAGTACCTGGGGGTCGCCACCGGGGAATCTGAGCCGGGGGTCAGTGGGTTGGAACACACGTGA
- a CDS encoding transporter substrate-binding domain-containing protein, with protein MNSGSSQSRLRSIATTLAVALTLTPAAAAGCDSRQEPDLPSVQEKMRETHIYGQSKLRIGVATNEPLMGELRNGQHVGFDVEIARYVAASLGYEGDQRLEFVPVATEERIPALQGGTVDLVVSSFSMTEKRKEVVSFAGPYFVTTQEVMVPIRLRGKISTIEDLRNPDYKICTSGGSTSEAELESHQVRALVVKTVGDCVAGIRAGRYDAVSSDETILAGFLARHPKEFEIVDLPFGTSELLGVGMPIGDPALRDLVAFFLQKSYQQGRDEEASPWQTAYNRTLGPWLKAEKRQPQPLEVPKLVDFDDKAPAK; from the coding sequence ATGAACTCAGGCAGTTCGCAGTCCCGGCTCCGCTCGATCGCGACGACGTTGGCGGTCGCCCTGACCCTCACCCCGGCCGCCGCCGCCGGGTGCGACAGCCGTCAGGAGCCGGACCTGCCGTCCGTGCAGGAGAAGATGCGCGAGACACACATCTACGGCCAGTCGAAGCTGCGCATCGGTGTCGCCACGAACGAGCCGCTCATGGGTGAGTTGCGAAACGGCCAACACGTCGGTTTCGACGTCGAGATCGCCCGGTACGTCGCCGCCTCCCTCGGCTACGAGGGGGACCAGCGCCTGGAGTTCGTTCCGGTGGCCACCGAGGAGCGGATCCCGGCGCTGCAGGGCGGCACGGTAGACCTCGTGGTGTCCAGCTTCTCCATGACCGAGAAGCGCAAGGAGGTCGTGAGCTTCGCCGGGCCGTACTTCGTCACCACCCAGGAGGTGATGGTGCCGATCCGGCTCAGGGGCAAGATCAGCACCATTGAGGACCTTCGTAACCCGGACTACAAGATCTGTACCAGCGGCGGCTCCACCTCCGAGGCCGAGCTGGAAAGTCACCAGGTCAGGGCCCTGGTCGTGAAGACCGTTGGTGACTGCGTCGCCGGCATCCGGGCAGGCCGCTACGACGCGGTCAGCTCCGACGAGACGATCCTCGCCGGCTTCCTGGCCCGTCACCCGAAGGAGTTCGAGATCGTCGACCTGCCCTTCGGCACCAGCGAGTTGCTGGGCGTCGGCATGCCGATCGGCGACCCGGCACTGCGCGACCTGGTTGCGTTCTTCCTACAGAAGAGCTACCAGCAGGGGCGGGACGAGGAGGCAAGTCCCTGGCAGACCGCGTACAACAGGACTCTGGGCCCGTGGCTGAAGGCCGAGAAGCGCCAGCCGCAGCCGCTGGAGGTGCCGAAGCTGGTCGACTTCGACGACAAGGCGCCCGCGAAGTGA
- a CDS encoding acyl-CoA dehydrogenase family protein, giving the protein MTFDLTPEQDQLRDAVRALGRRYGHGYFVEKAKAGEHTTELWTEAGQLGYLGVNIPTEYGGGGGGITELAIVCEELAAAGCPLLLLVVSPAIAATILSRHGTEEQRKRHLPGLADGSQKIVFAITEPEAGSNFHRLGTVARRDGDGWLLSGRKCYISGVDEADHVLVVARTGDAATGKLKPALFLVPTDAAGLTRSKLDMEILSPENQFLLYLDDVRLPADALVGESLDAGLPALFAGLNPERITVAAMGAGTGRYAIERASEYTATRKVWGGRTIGSHQAVSHPLAHAAVQVELARLMIQKAATLYDAGRDLEAGVAGNMAKYASGEAAALAVDTAVQALGGAGMTTEYGVATLLGAVRAGRIAPVSREMILNFVAQHVLGQDKSY; this is encoded by the coding sequence ATGACCTTCGACCTCACCCCCGAGCAGGACCAGCTGCGCGACGCCGTGCGGGCGTTGGGCCGCCGGTACGGCCACGGCTACTTCGTCGAGAAGGCGAAGGCCGGCGAGCACACCACCGAGCTGTGGACCGAGGCCGGCCAGCTCGGCTACCTGGGGGTCAACATCCCCACCGAGTACGGCGGCGGGGGCGGCGGCATCACCGAGCTGGCCATCGTCTGCGAGGAGTTGGCGGCGGCCGGCTGTCCGTTGCTGCTGCTGGTGGTCTCCCCCGCCATCGCGGCCACCATCCTCAGCCGGCACGGCACCGAGGAGCAGCGCAAGCGGCACCTGCCCGGCCTCGCCGACGGCTCCCAGAAGATCGTCTTCGCGATCACCGAGCCGGAGGCCGGCTCCAACTTCCACCGCCTCGGCACGGTGGCCCGCCGCGACGGCGACGGGTGGCTCCTCTCCGGCCGCAAGTGCTACATCTCCGGCGTGGACGAGGCGGACCACGTGCTGGTGGTGGCCCGTACCGGGGACGCGGCGACCGGAAAGCTCAAGCCGGCGCTGTTCCTCGTGCCGACGGACGCGGCCGGGCTGACCCGGTCCAAGCTGGACATGGAGATCCTGTCCCCGGAGAACCAGTTCCTCCTCTACCTGGACGACGTACGACTGCCCGCCGACGCGTTGGTCGGCGAGTCGCTGGACGCCGGCCTGCCGGCGCTCTTCGCGGGGCTCAACCCGGAGCGGATCACCGTGGCCGCGATGGGCGCCGGCACCGGCCGGTACGCCATCGAGCGAGCCAGCGAGTACACCGCCACCCGCAAGGTGTGGGGTGGTCGGACCATCGGCTCCCACCAGGCGGTGTCCCACCCGCTGGCGCACGCGGCGGTACAGGTGGAACTGGCCCGACTGATGATCCAGAAGGCCGCCACCCTGTACGACGCCGGCCGCGACCTGGAGGCCGGGGTGGCCGGCAACATGGCCAAGTACGCCTCCGGGGAGGCTGCCGCGCTCGCCGTGGACACCGCCGTCCAGGCGCTCGGCGGGGCCGGCATGACCACCGAGTACGGGGTGGCCACCCTGCTCGGCGCGGTTCGGGCCGGCCGGATCGCCCCGGTCAGCCGGGAGATGATCCTCAACTTCGTCGCCCAGCACGTCCTCGGCCAGGACAAGTCCTACTGA
- a CDS encoding serine/threonine-protein kinase, whose product MTDTPTGGLPVPIVPGLTDLRVFARGGYATVYQATQISVGREVAVKVENRTLDSERDQARFLREARAAGRMSSHPHVVDLFDVGVTIDQHPYLIMELCDGSYAERMRTSPLGPIEARDLGLKIADALAHSHAAGVLHRDVKPANILYSPFNSAVLADFGLAVLAEHRDASVTLEVLTPAYAPPEMFSHSPPSPAVDVYALCATLYAVMHGRPPRWQSERNPSLVTVLEMFNQPVPTLPGVPDELIDVLRVGMANDPAERPSALELHELLASLPLGSPSAPVSGAPVSGSPTHSGPYATGQPVPRPPVEDAHPTAPGGRRSLRRWFLGGAGVLALAASATAGALVASSPQPPNPTPSVSRAAAPATGPLPGCTTAAGAQTALPDGARCLPELECFGPVRIRGTRAEAVRVPCAGRHTWETYAEGLLPVSLIGAEYDDVVAAEPVRKVCSATTFRLTTGITESAGWHLEVLPPVDGSIDRTYRCLAGRGVDALTAPTLTGR is encoded by the coding sequence GTGACCGACACCCCGACTGGCGGCTTGCCAGTGCCGATCGTGCCCGGTCTGACCGATTTGCGGGTCTTTGCCCGGGGTGGTTACGCGACCGTCTACCAGGCCACCCAGATCTCGGTGGGGCGTGAGGTCGCCGTCAAGGTGGAGAACCGCACGCTGGACAGCGAGCGCGACCAGGCCCGTTTTCTTCGTGAAGCGCGGGCGGCCGGGCGGATGTCGTCGCACCCGCACGTGGTGGACCTCTTCGACGTCGGGGTCACCATCGACCAGCACCCCTACCTGATCATGGAACTCTGCGACGGGTCGTACGCCGAGCGCATGCGCACGTCGCCGCTGGGCCCGATCGAGGCTCGCGACCTCGGCCTCAAGATCGCTGACGCGCTGGCCCACTCGCACGCGGCCGGCGTGCTGCACCGCGACGTCAAGCCGGCGAACATCCTCTACTCGCCCTTCAACTCGGCGGTACTCGCCGACTTCGGGCTGGCCGTGCTCGCGGAGCATCGGGACGCCTCGGTCACCCTGGAGGTGCTCACGCCGGCGTACGCGCCGCCGGAGATGTTCAGCCACAGCCCGCCGTCGCCGGCCGTCGACGTGTACGCGCTCTGCGCCACCCTCTACGCGGTGATGCACGGCCGGCCGCCGCGCTGGCAGTCCGAGCGCAACCCCAGCCTGGTCACCGTGCTGGAGATGTTCAACCAGCCGGTCCCCACCCTGCCCGGCGTGCCGGACGAGCTGATCGACGTGCTGCGCGTCGGCATGGCCAACGACCCGGCCGAGCGGCCCTCCGCCCTCGAACTGCACGAACTGCTCGCCAGCCTGCCGCTCGGCTCGCCGTCGGCACCCGTCAGCGGCGCCCCGGTCAGCGGCAGCCCGACCCACTCCGGCCCGTACGCCACCGGCCAGCCCGTACCCCGCCCTCCTGTCGAGGACGCCCACCCGACGGCTCCCGGCGGGCGGCGCTCCCTGCGGCGCTGGTTCCTCGGCGGCGCCGGGGTTCTCGCGCTCGCTGCCTCGGCAACCGCCGGAGCCCTGGTGGCCAGCAGCCCGCAACCGCCCAACCCGACCCCGTCGGTGAGTCGGGCCGCCGCGCCGGCGACCGGGCCACTGCCCGGCTGCACCACCGCCGCCGGCGCGCAGACCGCCCTGCCGGACGGCGCACGATGCCTGCCCGAGCTGGAGTGCTTCGGCCCGGTGCGGATCCGCGGCACCCGTGCCGAGGCGGTCCGGGTCCCCTGCGCCGGGCGGCACACCTGGGAGACGTACGCCGAGGGCCTCCTGCCGGTGTCGCTGATCGGCGCCGAATACGACGACGTGGTCGCCGCCGAGCCGGTGCGCAAGGTGTGCAGTGCGACCACGTTCCGGTTGACCACCGGGATCACCGAGTCGGCCGGCTGGCACCTGGAGGTGCTGCCGCCGGTGGACGGCAGCATCGACCGGACCTACCGGTGCCTGGCCGGGCGGGGCGTGGACGCGCTCACCGCGCCCACCCTCACCGGGCGCTGA
- a CDS encoding RidA family protein, whose translation MSNGPHAKLAELGLELPEVVPPVASYVPAVQSGQHVYVSGQLPIAEGKLLATGKVGAGISAEQAKDLAQRCGLNALAAVDSLVGLENVVKVVKLTGFVASAPGFTGQPAVINGASDLLGTVFGEAGRHARSAVGVAELPLDAPVEIELIVEVA comes from the coding sequence ATGAGCAACGGCCCGCACGCGAAGCTCGCCGAGCTGGGGCTCGAACTGCCCGAGGTGGTGCCGCCGGTGGCCAGCTACGTGCCGGCCGTGCAGTCCGGGCAGCACGTGTACGTCTCCGGCCAACTGCCGATCGCCGAGGGGAAGCTGCTGGCCACCGGCAAGGTCGGCGCCGGAATCTCCGCCGAGCAGGCGAAGGACCTGGCTCAGCGGTGTGGGCTGAACGCGTTGGCCGCGGTCGACTCGCTGGTCGGCCTGGAGAATGTGGTCAAGGTGGTCAAGCTGACCGGTTTCGTGGCCTCCGCGCCCGGGTTCACCGGCCAGCCCGCCGTGATCAACGGTGCCTCCGACCTGTTGGGCACCGTCTTCGGCGAGGCCGGCCGTCACGCCCGCAGCGCCGTGGGGGTCGCCGAACTCCCCCTCGACGCCCCAGTGGAGATCGAACTCATCGTCGAGGTTGCCTGA